In Catalinimonas alkaloidigena, a genomic segment contains:
- a CDS encoding LexA family protein, whose protein sequence is MFWFVLLQKEPYVNGMLFHRTLPTPQKWLMPPSSERLTFIRTTQEVALQLPLYACGVSAGFPSPADDHLENLIDLNRFLIRNAPATFLARVKGNSMRDCNIHEGDILVIDRSITPREGHLVLCVVDGEFTCKWARGEGKQLRLISTTEDVSTLPLYHAHEVTLWGVVTYTIHRNA, encoded by the coding sequence TTGTTCTGGTTTGTTTTGCTGCAAAAGGAGCCGTATGTTAACGGCATGTTATTTCATCGAACCCTGCCCACACCGCAAAAGTGGCTGATGCCCCCCTCCTCTGAACGACTGACCTTCATTCGCACCACCCAAGAAGTGGCCCTGCAGTTGCCCCTCTACGCCTGCGGGGTAAGTGCGGGCTTTCCTTCCCCGGCGGATGATCATCTGGAAAACCTCATTGACCTCAACCGCTTTCTGATCCGCAACGCTCCCGCGACTTTTCTAGCCCGGGTCAAGGGTAATTCCATGCGCGACTGTAATATCCACGAGGGGGATATTCTGGTAATTGATCGCTCGATCACTCCACGGGAAGGGCATCTGGTGCTGTGCGTTGTTGATGGAGAATTTACCTGCAAATGGGCACGCGGGGAAGGCAAGCAGCTGCGGTTGATTTCCACGACGGAGGATGTTTCGACCCTTCCCCTTTATCACGCCCATGAAGTTACGCTGTGGGGCGTGGTGACCTACACCATTCACCGCAATGCCTGA
- a CDS encoding SDR family oxidoreductase — protein MFFKNKVVIITGGSSGIGRACAQAFAQAGAHVVITGRNEARLNATASVLRQTSAQVLPLVADVSEEEDCRRVVETTLRKWGGVDVLINNAGISMRALFADLDLEVLHRLMNTNFWGTVYMTKAALPYLLNSQGSVVGISSIAGYRGLPARTGYSASKAAMQGFFESLRTETLHQGLHVLVACPGFTTSNIRNVALAADGHPQGETPRDEQKMMSAEEVAQRLVEAVQHRRRDLILTTQGKMTVFMNKWLPGWMDKMVYKHFAKEADSPLK, from the coding sequence ATGTTTTTCAAGAATAAAGTAGTTATCATAACCGGAGGTTCCTCCGGTATTGGACGCGCTTGTGCGCAGGCCTTTGCTCAGGCCGGAGCGCATGTAGTCATCACGGGTCGAAACGAAGCCCGCCTGAACGCCACCGCTTCAGTGCTGAGACAAACATCCGCTCAGGTACTTCCGCTCGTAGCGGACGTCAGTGAGGAAGAGGACTGCCGGCGTGTCGTAGAAACGACCCTCCGCAAGTGGGGAGGAGTTGATGTGCTGATCAACAATGCGGGCATCTCCATGCGGGCGCTTTTTGCTGACCTCGACCTGGAAGTGCTGCACCGCTTGATGAACACCAACTTCTGGGGAACCGTTTACATGACCAAGGCGGCTCTTCCTTATCTGTTAAATAGCCAGGGATCTGTGGTAGGAATCTCTTCTATTGCAGGGTACCGAGGATTGCCGGCTCGCACAGGCTATTCGGCTTCCAAAGCGGCCATGCAGGGCTTTTTTGAGTCATTGCGCACCGAAACACTTCATCAGGGGCTTCACGTACTGGTGGCTTGTCCTGGGTTCACAACCTCTAACATTCGCAATGTAGCGCTGGCGGCAGACGGTCACCCACAGGGTGAGACGCCACGAGACGAACAGAAAATGATGTCGGCGGAAGAAGTGGCCCAACGCCTGGTAGAGGCTGTGCAGCATCGGCGACGCGATCTGATTTTAACTACGCAGGGTAAAATGACCGTGTTTATGAATAAGTGGTTACCGGGATGGATGGACAAAATGGTCTACAAACACTTCGCAAAGGAAGCAGACTCGCCCTTAAAGTAA